The Erigeron canadensis isolate Cc75 chromosome 4, C_canadensis_v1, whole genome shotgun sequence genome window below encodes:
- the LOC122598674 gene encoding protein yippee-like At4g27745 yields the protein MAEEIRPRFYGCYNCHNHIALHDDIVRKDFVAGNRRRAFLFSHVMNVKLGTSMDRRLITGVHLVADVHCSDCGTILGWRYEKAYDEAQKYKESKTVLEKYKIVKDNW from the exons ATGGCAGAAGAGATACGTCCAAGGTTTTATGGCTGCTACAATTGCCACAACCACATTGCGCTTCACGATGATATTGTTCGAAAAGATTTTGTG GCCGGGAATCGAAGAAGAGCATTCTTGTTTTCGCACGTGATGAATGTAAAGCTAGGCACGTCAATGGACCGTCGACTCATCACTGGTGTGCACCTAGTGGCAGATGTTCATTGCTCTGATTGTGGGACGATTTTGGGATGGAGATACGAGAAGGCTTATGATGAAGCACAAAAGTACAAGGAATCCAAAACTGTGCTTGAGAAATATAAGATTGTCAAAGATAATtggtag
- the LOC122597260 gene encoding auxin-responsive protein SAUR32-like: protein MGTTTILTTTTTTKFLANRSGRKRQSKEQVPKGCLAVKVGEASGEQQRFVVPVIWFNHPLFMQLLKEAEDEYGFEQKGTITIPCHVKHFLNIISCIMIDNPAGGCFRVWAG from the coding sequence ATGGGCACCACCACCATcctaaccaccaccaccaccaccaagttTCTGGCTAACCGTAGCGGACGGAAGAGGCAGTCGAAAGAACAGGTGCCAAAAGGGTGTCTAGCGGTGAAAGTTGGTGAAGCAAGCGGTGAACAACAAAGATTTGTGGTGCCTGTGATTTGGTTTAACCATCCACTTTTCATGCAGTTGTTGAAAGAAGCTGAAGATGAGTATGGTTTTGAACAAAAGGGCACCATCACTATTCCTTGTCATGTCAAACACTTTCTTAACATTATTAGTTGTATCATGATCGACAATCCTGCTGGCGGGTGCTTTAGAGTTTGGGCTGGATAG
- the LOC122597991 gene encoding U-box domain-containing protein 44-like: MDAITNTSSMAAAEFISQTIELFTEVAAETKNVFVDKESFSSLASYMNRIVPLLKELNKRDISDAEKSFVEILNQQVKAAKQLTTECSQKNRVYLLIRCRSITKRIGEITKEISRALSLIPLSQLGISASLMQEVDQLCESMQTVEFKTAIADETILEKIESAIYERNVDRSKANNLLVSIAHALGISTERSSLKKEFEDFKSEIENAQLRKDQAEAIQMDQIIALLERADATCSPEEKERQYLTKRTSLGSQALEPLQSFYCPITREVMVDPVETSSGHTFERTAIKKWLADGSNLCPLTMTPLENLTLRPNKTLRQSIDEWKDRNTMITIASKKSILSNPSPENEEEVCCCLEELRNLCEQREVHREWILMENYIPILVELLGSKNREIRTHALVMLSILAKNNDDAKDRITKVNGVIQSIVRSLGRRVAEGKLAVELLLELSSNETLRNCIGTVQGCILLLVTMSNSDDDQAASCAHKLLDNLSFSDQNVIQMAKANYFKHLLQRLSSGSEEVKMKMAKTLAEMDLTDLNKSSLFEGGSLDPLLDLVSHGNPGMKETAAKALSNLSSLPKNSIQMIKHGSVNLLVNLLYSHTSSPCLQDEVATIIMHLAMSTMSQVSAKTPISLFESDEDIDSLFSFIGCTRPVVQESLLCSFYAMCHSPFASTVKAKLRQNPNNEQALMQLCGNENLKVRANAVKLLCCLTEDGEEKEIIDRMGQQLIETLINIIKSDSDMEEIASAMGIIANLTQSSELTESLLSAGGLPVMSNCLREGMKNATQKKQLIENAVGSLCHFTIPTNLNSQKKVAEEGVIPLFVQLLEQGTSLTKRKASISLGQLSKTSFQLTRRVPRGGFFRCFTPQLESICPVHQGFCNVETSFCLVEGDAVSPLVKLLGDSDTDVCEASLDALLTLIEDERLQYGCKVLAEANAIQPIIKLLNSTSSSLQEKVLNALVRIFRLVEFKQKYGSSAQMPLVELTQRGNNRTKSLAAGILAQLNVLHDQSSYF, from the exons ATGGACGCGATTACAAACACCTCTTCAATGGCAGCTGCAGAGTTCATCTCTCAGACTATAGAGTTATTCACTGAAGTAGCTGCTGAAACTAAGAACGTTTTTGTTGACAAGGAGAGTTTTTCATCACTTGCTTCGTATATGAATAGAATTGTTCCTCTCTTAAAAGAGTTAAATAAAAGGGATATTAGTGATGCCGAAAAAAGTTTTGTTGAGATCCTGAATCAACAGGTCAAAGCTGCTAAACAACTGACAACGGAATGTAGTCAAAAGAACAGAGTGTACCTCTTAATAAGATGTCGCTCGATTACAAAACGCATAGGGGAAATTACAAAAGAAATTAGTCGGGCATTAAGTTTAATCCCATTATCCCAGTTGGGAATTTCAGCAAGCCTGATGCAAGAAGTTGATCAGCTTTGTGAAAGTATGCAGACTGTAGAGTTCAAGACAGCCATAGCAGATGAAACAATTTTGGAGAAAATAGAGTCGGCGATATACGAAAGAAATGTAGATCGTTCGAAGGCTAACAATTTACTGGTTTCTATCGCACATGCTCTGGGAATTTCAACAGAAAGATCTTCATTAaagaaggaatttgaagattttaaAAGTGAAATAGAAAATGCACAACTGAGGAAAGATCAAGCTGAAGCCATTCAAATGGATCAAATAATAGCTTTACTTGAACGTGCAGACGCTACTTGTTCTCCTGAGGAAAAAGAAAGACAATATTTAACCAAACGGACTTCATTGGGTAGTCAAGCGTTGGAGCCTCTTCAATCGTTTTACTGCCCAATCACTCGAGAAGTTATGGTGGACCCTGTGGAAACATCTTCTGGTCACACATTTGAGAGAACTGCTATTAAAAAATGGCTGGCTGATGGGAGCAACTTGTGTCCCTTGACTATGACCCCTTTAGAAAATTTAACATTACGGCCTAATAAAACCCTAAGGCAGTCGATTGATGAATGGAAAGACAGGAACACAATGATCACAATTGcttcaaagaaatcaatacttTCAAATCCATCACCCGAAAACGAGGAAGAAGTGTGTTGTTGTTTGGAGGAACTGCGAAACTTATGCGAACAAAGAGAGGTACATCGGGAATGGATACTGATGGAAAATTACATTCCTATCCTCGTGGAACTTCTTGGTAGTAAAAATCGAGAGATAAGGACTCATGCCCTTGTCATGCTTTCCATTTTGGCAAAGAACAATGATGATGCGAAG GATAGGATTACGAAGGTCAATGGCGTAATTCAATCTATAGTTCGGTCACTTGGTCGTCGGGTTGCTGAAGGGAAGTTGGCAGTTGAATTGCTATTGGAATTATCAAGCAATGAGACACTAAGAAATTGCATTGGAACGGTTCAAGGATGCATACTACTTTTAGTGACCATGTCCAACAGTGATGACGATCAAGCTGCAAGCTGTGCACACAAGCTGTTGGACAATCTTTCATTTTCTGATCAAAATGTCATCCAGATGGCAAAAGCTAATTACTTTAAACATCTGCTGCAACGACTATCTTCAG GATCAGAAGAGGTAAAGATGAAAATGGCGAAAACATTGGCAGAAATGGACTTGACAGATCTCAACAAGTCATCTTTATTTGAAGGAGGTTCACTGGATCCACTCCTTGACTTGGTCTCACATGGAAATCCTGGGATGAAGGAAACAGCTGCTAAAGCACTGTCGAACCTCTCGAGCTTACCAAAAAATAGCATACAAATGATAAAACATGGTTCAGTTAACCTGTTGGTTAATCTTCTCTATAGTCACACGTCATCCCCCTGTTTACAGGATGAAGTGGCAACCATAATCATGCATCTTGCCATGTCAACAATGTCACAAGTTTCGGCCAAAACCCCGATTTCATTATTTGAATCTGATGAAGATATTGATAGCCTTTTTTCTTTCATTGGCTGTACGAGACCTGTAGTGCAAGAAAGTTTACTTTGTTCTTTTTATGCCATGTGTCATTCTCCCTTTGCTTCTACTGTGAAAGCAAAGTTGAGACAG AATCCAAATAATGAACAAGCATTGATGCAATTGTGTGGCAATGAAAACCTAAAAGTAAGAGCAAATGCGGTTAAGTTGTTGTGTTGTTTAACAGAAGATGGTGAAGAGAAAGAGATCATAGATCGTATGGGGCAACAATTAATCGAGACTTTGATAAACATAATAAAGTCTGACAGTGATATGGAAGAGATTGCTTCTGCTATGGGTATCATTGCAAACCTCACACAGTCATCTGAACTCACCGAGTCACTATTGAGTGCAGGTGGACTCCCAGTTATGTCCAACTGTCTTCGTGAAGGAATGAAAAATGCAACCCAGAAGAAACAGCTAATAGAAAACGCCGTTGGTTCACTTTGTCATTTCACCATCCCCACAAACCTGAATTCACAAAAGAAAGTAGCCGAGGAAGGTGTCATTCCCTTATTTGTCCAGTTGCTAGAGCAAGGAACAAGTTTGACCAAAAGAAAGGCATCTATTTCTCTTGGCCAACTTTCTAAAACCTCTTTTCAGTTAACTCGCCGTGTCCCCAGGGGAGGTTTTTTCAGGTGCTTCACTCCTCAGTTAGAATCTATATGCCCAGTTCATCAAGGATTCTGTAACGTAGAAACATCGTTTTGCTTAGTGGAAGGCGATGCAGTGTCACCATTGGTGAAACTTTTGGGAGATTCTGATACTGATGTCTGTGAAGCTTCTTTAGATGCATTGTTGACTTTGATTGAAGATGAGAGACTACAATATGGATGCAAAGTGCTTGCTGAAGCTAATGCAATACAGCCAATTATAAAGTTACTTAACAGTACTTCTTCGAGTTTGCAGGAAAAAGTACTGAACGCATTGGTGAGAATTTTTCGGTTGGTAGAGTTCAAGCAAAAATATGGAAGTTCGGCTCAGATGCCTTTAGTTGAGTTGACTCAGAGAGGAAACAACAGAACAAAGTCATTGGCAGCTGGGATTCTTGCTCAGCTAAATGTGCTTCATGATCAATCATCTTATTTCTAG
- the LOC122595531 gene encoding calcium homeostasis endoplasmic reticulum protein: MDRQGHDYAAAAMAFAQQQAANLQQQQQQPPPYGFHPQHQQFLPAVHGPPFLPPHPSIQQFPRHPLMQQPQIHPHPPPHLHLHQQPPPNFPPHMPPHMSSSPFHGPYDAPPPPAPPPSDPEQQKCIDKLVEYAVKNGPEFEAMIREKQKDNPSYSFLFGGEGHGYYRYKLWLAARPPAGMFNQPPFPAASVNMLHNSNPMMNQPPLNAPHLAAGPGGHQMHQHLYPPHFEQQQHQHPQPFVGHGRPEFDQASRPFKGLSGPLPSDVASEMNNVLNSLTGTKESIKGAKMWFMQRSPFAPAMAEALRDRIYTLDDPERQLHIIYLANDILFDSLQRRANPHEMDNEALAFRHVLGSMLARIYHNPLNKDENQSRLQKIVQFWASKEVYDPETIRLLENEMLSVPPVASFPPIKNDTAQGHQQQVWQPDKQGMLPKFPDQEHHDRQVLPQSTPPMPSAGYGAPVQPPTQQPPPNLLPPPVGSEKLPPYPLFPPGLIPGMVRKMQIGSGVPYSPMSPLDIPTVIPPSTLSQSEVLEKVSKFFKDIGEVNPSEGPMGGGDAKSDDEDEYEREPMVRTGGACIPPPRNLQVDPETGTYEDGSVEKKPGSSGSGRLGLGATANPNEVSQYDDVYSSYRKQRSTNYHTSMSARASTR; encoded by the exons ATGGATCGGCAGGGTCATGATTATGCAGCTGCTGCCATGGCATTTGCACAACAACAGGCAGCTAACctccagcagcagcagcaacaacctCCCCCTTACGGTTTTCACCCACAACATCAACAATTCTTACCTGCAGTTCATGGTCCTCCTTTTCTACCACCACATCCTTCTATCCAACAATTTCCTCGCCACCCGCTTATGCAGCAACCGCAGATTCACCCTCACCCGCCAcctcatcttcatcttcaccaGCAACCACCACCAAATTTTCCTCCACATATGCCACCTCATATGAGCTCTTCACCATTCCATGGCCCATATGATGCACCACCTCCACCTGCTCCTCCACCTTCTGACCCTGAGCAACAAAAGTGTATTGATAAACTCGTCGAGTATGCCGTGAAAAATGGCCCTGAATTTGAAGCCATGATTCGTGAAAAACAGAAAGATAATCCCTCTTATAGTTTCTTGTTTGGTGGTGAAGGTCATGGTTATTATCGGTATAAACTATGGTTAGCTGCACGCCCACCTGCTGGCATGTTCAATCAACCTCCTTTTCCTGCAGCTTCAGTTAACATGTTGCACAATTCCAATCCAATGATGAACCAGCCACCCTTAAATGCTCCACACTTAGCTGCCGGTCCTGGTGGACATCAGATGCATCAACATCTGTATCCGCCACACTTTGAGCAGCAGCAACACCAACATCCTCAGCCTTTTGTTGGTCACGGGCGTCCAGAATTTGACCAGGCTTCCAGGCCTTTCAAAGGTCTATCAGGGCCACTTCCTTCCGATGTTGCTTCAGAGATGAATAATGTACTTAACAGCCTCACAGGCACCAAAGAGTCGATCAAAGGTGCCAAAATGTGGTTCATGCAGAGGTCCCCATTTGCACCAGCTATGGCAGAGGCACTTAGAGATAGGATATATACTCTGGATGACCCTGAAAGACAGCTTCATATAATTTACCTTGCCAACGATATTCTATTTGACAG CTTGCAGAGACGTGCCAATCCTCATGAGATGGATAACGAGGCACTTGCCTTCAGGCATGTTTTAGGTTCCATGCTTGCACGGATATACCACAACCCTTTGAACAAGGATGAAAATCAATCACGTTTGCAGAAAATTGTACAGTTTTGGGCATCCAAGGAAGTTTATGATCCTGAAACGATACGTCTACTTGAGAACGAGATGCTGAGTGTCCCTCCTGTTGCTTCTTTTCCACCAATTAAGAACGATACTGCCCAAG GACATCAACAGCAAGTGTGGCAGCCTGATAAACAGGGTATGTTGCCAAAATTTCCAGACCAAGAACATCATGATAGGCAAGTCCTACCTCAATCGACACCACCGATGCCATCTGCTGGTTATGGGGCTCCTGTTCAACCGCCAACTCAACAACCTCCGCCTAATTTGCTGCCACCGCCAGTGGGTTCTGAGAAGTTACCCCCGTACCCTTTGTTCCCTCCTGGTCTTATTCCTGGAATGGTTAGAAAGATGCAGATTGGAAGTGGAGTACCTTACTCTCCCATGAGTCCGTTAGACATTCCAACTGTAATACCACCCTCTACTCTGTCCCAATCCGAAGTTCTAGAGAAAGTATCGAAATTCTTTAAGGACATTGGAGAAGTGAACCCATCTGAAGGCCCGATGGGAGGTGGTGATGCAAAGagtgatgatgaagatgagtaTGAAAGAGAGCCTATGGTTCGTACAGGTGGTGCATGTATACCTCCGCCACGTAACCTACAGGTTGACCCAGAGACTGGAACTTATGAAGATGGAAGTGTAGAGAAGAAGCCTGGATCGAGTGGGTCTGGAAGGCTTGGGCTTGGGGCAACAGCTAACCCAAATGAAGTAAGTCAGTATGATGATGTTTACAGTTCTTATAGGAAACAGAGAAGCACTAATTACCATACATCTATGAGTGCTAGAGCTTCTACAAGATGA
- the LOC122596573 gene encoding calcium-binding protein KIC yields MEEKGYQDLLPVMAEKLELSSFMEELCGGFRLLADEKVGLITPESLRNNSTVLGMEGMSMEDAQGMVMEGDLDGDGYLNETEFCILMIRLSPEMMQDAEMWLEKAIEDEITN; encoded by the coding sequence atggaagAAAAAGGCTACCAAGACTTGCTTCCTGTGATGGCAGAGAAGCTAGAGTTAAGTAGTTTCATGGAGGAGCTATGTGGCGGTTTTCGTCTACTAGCAGATGAAAAGGTCGGGTTGATCACACCCGAAAGTTTACGAAACAATTCAACAGTCCTTGGAATGGAAGGAATGAGCATGGAAGATGCACAAGGTATGGTTATGGAAGGAGACCTTGATGGAGACGGATACTTAAACGAAACCGAGTTTTGTATACTTATGATAAGACTTAGTCCAGAAATGATGCAAGATGCGGAGATGTGGTTGGAGAAAGCCATTGAAGATGAGATCACCAATTAA
- the LOC122595820 gene encoding ras-related protein RABA3-like, with protein MNAEMNGGGVNGRNSSYNGDVEKIDYVYKVVVIGDSAVGKTQMLSRFTRNEFCFDSKSTIGVEFQTRTLTIHSKVIKAQIWDTAGQERYRAVTSAYYRGALGAMLVYDITKRQSFDHVARWVEELRAHADSSIVIALIGNKADLEDKRAVPSEDAVEFAENQGLYFFETSALTGDNVEAAFLKLLEEIYSVVSKKALDQDAAKSNGDSLTLKGMKIDVNGSQVMEVSELKNLSSCSC; from the exons atgaaTGCTGAGATGAATGGTGGTGGTGTGAATGGGAGAAATAGTAGTTATAATGGTGATGTAGAGAAAATAGATTATGTATATAAAGTGGTGGTAATTGGTGACTCAGCAGTTGGCAAGACACAAATGTTGTCAAGATTCACAAGAAATGAGTTTTGTTTTGATTCCAAATCCACAATTGGAGTTGAATTCCAAACTAGGACTTTAACTATTCATTCCAAAGTTATCAAGGCTCAGATCTGGGATACTGCTGGTCAAGAAAG ATACCGAGCGGTGACAAGTGCATACTATAGAGGAGCATTAGGGGCAATGTTGGTATACGATATCACTAAACGACagtcatttgatcacgttgcgAGATGGGTTGAAGAGCTTCGTGCCCACGCAGATAGTTCCATTGTCATTGCTTTGATTGGTAACAAGGCTGACCTTGAAGACAAAAGGGCAGTTCCATCTGAAGACGCCGTTGAGTTTGCAGAAAATCAAGGATTATATTTCTTTGAAACATCAGCTCTCACTGGTGACAATGTGGAAGCCGCTTTTCTTAAACTACTAGAAGAAATTTATTCCGTGGTTTCAAAGAAGGCGTTGGATCAAGATGCCGCGAAATCTAATGGGGATTCATTAACGCTTAAGGGAATGAAAATCGATGTTAATGGAAGCCAGGTTATGGAGGTCAGTGAGCTGAAAAATCTGTCTTCTTGCTCATGCTGA